The proteins below are encoded in one region of Serratia symbiotica:
- a CDS encoding HrpE/YscL family type III secretion apparatus protein — translation MSNIPEPDIMQTAQEKVLIKHQAIKASRYHKQLINSAKKQVAKYCQQAQSEAQAIRQMAYEQGYQDGVRQLMADMLQGIELSQRQYQQALAHSQTQLHTILIELFNDPRMYEIISHHFINLQLDAPQITMHVPTGLMNRLKPILTEIQHITVRSGAEDGIAMETGDEILHFSPTNAAQRMLPKLLPMPLRCKILGARNACYQKIAELANLTGNTDDTSSTSFRPEDISNNVNQSATKQQQ, via the coding sequence ATGTCAAACATACCTGAACCAGATATTATGCAAACTGCCCAAGAAAAGGTGCTAATCAAACATCAGGCGATAAAAGCGAGCCGCTACCACAAGCAGTTGATAAACTCGGCCAAGAAACAAGTGGCAAAATATTGTCAACAGGCTCAATCCGAAGCGCAAGCGATACGACAAATGGCCTACGAGCAAGGCTACCAGGACGGGGTGCGACAATTAATGGCCGATATGCTCCAGGGGATAGAATTAAGCCAACGCCAATATCAACAGGCGCTTGCACACAGCCAGACTCAATTACATACGATACTGATAGAATTATTCAACGATCCCAGAATGTATGAAATCATCAGTCATCATTTTATCAATCTACAACTCGACGCGCCGCAAATAACAATGCATGTGCCAACGGGTTTAATGAATAGACTTAAGCCGATCCTCACGGAAATTCAGCACATTACCGTGCGTAGTGGGGCAGAGGATGGTATCGCTATGGAGACGGGCGATGAAATTCTACATTTCTCACCAACCAATGCAGCACAGCGCATGTTACCTAAATTATTACCTATGCCATTACGATGCAAGATCCTTGGAGCAAGAAATGCTTGTTATCAGAAGATTGCAGAATTAGCCAACCTAACAGGAAATACAGATGACACTTCCTCTACTTCATTCCGTCCTGAAGACATTAGTAACAATGTCAACCAATCTGCCACTAAACAACAGCAATGA
- a CDS encoding lytic transglycosylase domain-containing protein → MMMMMMMMMNLTRSNYLHSIIEFYLAITFTFSCATACSSCLSNAAMRWDVPESILEAIILQESGWDPDVCNINNNGSQDSGLMQINSVNINLLKSAGIISDERLLMQPCTNIEAGAYLLSLKFKKYGYTWRAVGAYHSETAHHGKKYADNIMKIVHTKKNFFRQKDLISPVPQQE, encoded by the coding sequence ATGATGATGATGATGATGATGATGATGAATCTAACGAGATCTAATTATTTACATTCGATTATCGAATTTTATCTGGCGATCACTTTTACTTTCTCTTGTGCTACAGCCTGTTCGTCATGTTTATCGAACGCAGCCATGCGCTGGGATGTACCTGAAAGTATTCTTGAGGCCATTATCCTTCAAGAATCAGGTTGGGATCCTGATGTATGCAACATTAACAACAATGGCAGCCAAGACTCTGGGCTGATGCAAATAAACTCAGTGAATATTAATTTGCTAAAATCTGCCGGGATTATCAGTGATGAACGTTTGTTGATGCAGCCTTGTACCAACATTGAGGCTGGTGCCTATTTACTCAGCCTTAAATTCAAGAAATATGGTTACACTTGGCGTGCTGTCGGGGCATATCACTCAGAAACAGCTCATCATGGGAAAAAGTATGCCGATAATATTATGAAAATAGTTCACACAAAGAAAAATTTCTTTCGTCAGAAAGACTTGATATCGCCAGTTCCTCAGCAGGAATAA